The DNA segment CTTCCAACAATGGTAGGACAGGGGCTGGCAGCAGGTTTGATCGGTATTGAGAGCCTTCGTGAAGGTTTTCTGCATTTCTCCTTTCCTGAGAGGTCGAGAACGCTTACACTCTTGCTAACTGCAGGAGAAGATCTTCCTCTAAAAAGGAAACTGAAGTAGTGAGTCTCAAGATTCCACAGATTATGAAAACCTAGTATGTTATCTGCTTCAAAGAATCCCCAATATAAGAACTGTATTACAGAACAAAGTATCTAAACCAACCCTCAAAGCAACTAGATACAGGATATAAAAATAGTTAAATGATCCAATATTTGATTACAGTAGAATAGCTTACCAGACTCGTGAAACTTTCACCATTAACATTGCTTCCTCATTAAAAGATCCTCTCTTATTACTAAACTACTATGGTTGTATTCACTCAAACATAAAACACCTTACGAAATAATTTGTACCAGTCTCAAGGAACCGAGAACTAACTGCAGTCGTTAAATATTATGAAAGTTAAACTAAGATTATTCAGAGTCCCAATTTATGAATTCGACATTTCTAATTGCAATCTCAAGTTATCAGACGAACATGCAAACATCAGTTGAATATTCGTTGCCATTGCTCCTCTATAGCACTTCGATTGGGACAAAGTAATTAAGTCTTAATTAAATTTGAGTTTGCAAGTATACGAAATGCTTTGACAATATGGAAAAGTAAACTGTTCAACTCAGAAACAAGAGGGGAAGTATGACTATACAGAAAATGTAAATATACCTCAACCAACAGAGGTAGCTCGCCATTCTTTATATCATGCCCTTCCAACTATTCGCGTTACTACATATCTTGGTACCTCTAGATCAAAAGATCTGTAAGAGGTCTTACCCTCAGTAACTAAGGAATGAGATAAGTTTGGTTACCTCGTCTCAATGACTGGGCCCAATTATCCACAAACTTTCTTCAGTGCTAACGAAATATCCAATGTTTGTTAGTATTTCCTGGAAATATTTAAGAATCGAAATGCCATAACCTGAATCTTTTGAACTACATGTGGTACAGGAATCAACTCGTTAATTTTTGGTCCTGGACGGATTATTATTGAATTCCATATATTTCATTGAAGTCGTCGGTTCTGACataattcttctttcttgtttaagaCATTGGAATTGCCAGATTTGACAGATTTCCATATTATATATATCATAACTTACACAATTAATACCAAATTTGCAATTATGGACACAATTTCAGATGTATTAATTCAACAGAAGAAACAAAGTTGGTCCAAAAATCATATACAAAGTTGTCAagataaagagaaagaaaaacataataaaaatcCGTTTGTCAATGAACTCAAAATTAAGAATTAATAAGATATCACCAAAACAGGTTTGATTAAGAAGTAAGAAGAGGAAACAGGAAACAACCTTTTGGAAGCAGACGAGGAAACAGGTTCAGCGATCATCGGCTTCCCATCCTTCAGTCTGGCCTCTGATCGCAGCGGGTACCGCAGCTTCGACGATCCAGCCACCAGAGCTTAATTtaccacaaaaaaaaatcataaatccgtgggaaaaaaaagggagaatgAGATCAAGAAAAGAATTGGCAAGGGGTGAATTGGTGATAAGTACCAGGTCGGACGGATTGATCGGTGATGGCTTCCAtccctcttctctagcggtgtgTGATAGATCGGTCGATCGATCCAAACGGGAGTAACTGCGACGGGTTTGGAGCGGCGATTGTGTTCTATGGATGCTTTGTTCCGTGATCCTAATCAAGGGCCGTTATAAAGAGGAAATGAAGGGTAAATTTGGGGCCCAAACGTTTGGATTCGAACTCGGGTTTTGAGCGGGAAAAAAGTTACGGTTTGGGAATTTGAAATATGAACAAAATAAAAATGTTTCATACACCCATAAAAAAGAACCCCAAAAAGATGCCCAGTTCAGGCAATGAATCAAGGGACGCTGTCGTGTGTCATGTATGAGGTAGATGGGATCGAGGGCTAGGATCAACTGGGTTTCTTTTTCCAGCTTTCTTTTGTGCGTACGTTCAATATCATGTCGCAATAAAAGAAATGGCGCGCTCTGTTCTGCCACGTTGCCTTCAACGGTCGGAGCGTCCTCACCGACTACCATCCCGCCAAAAGACCGAAGTATGATTTGAGAGCGTGCATCTCAAGTTAGTTCACAAAGGTAACGCGAGCACGAGCCCACCATTGACCCTCTGCGTTGCGTATAATTACGTGGTTGGCCACGAGGCAGGATATGGCTCGGTGGCGCCTCGATTCGTACAGATAGACGGTGACGATAGGCGGTGAACCATCGAACGGCACAGATGGACATTCTGAGTCACCAAATCTGGAGGCGTCTCCGTAAATAATGAACATATGGAAGGATTTATTTGGGATTACAGGTTTGTAAACCACGGTTGTCTTCCTTTATTTTCGTCCGACTCTTTTTCTTCCTAATCCTCTCGTTCGCTACTGTTCTCTGCTTGCCTTTCCGCATTGCATTCTCGCGAGAGGACGTTCATCTGTTCCTAGATCTGCAAATGTGCCTCAGATCTCTAAACGAGTCTCTCGATCAATGGACTTCCCCGGTAAGCTTCGGATCCTGCTCGGTCCGTCTTGATCATATCCTTTCTGATTTCTATGTGTGCTAATGTTctattctttttatgattttctttttgtTGGACATTGGATTTGTTTCTGGGGATTTGGTGCTCCAATCCTTTTGTGTGATGGTTGATTCTTTCTATTCGTGATCTCGTTTTACGGTTGAGTCTGTGGATTTCGGTGTAAGGATCGTCGTTCGTAATTGATTCTGACGGATACGCGTTTTAGGATTTTAAGGGTTTTGTTTAGTAGTCATCCAATAATTGTTGCTGGCGTACGATACAACtgggaattagggttttatgTTACTGTCATTGAGGTTTCGTTTCCGTTGGTTGCTTTCTCTTTTCTTCACGTCACTGGTTTTTCTGCAATTTTCTATGCTTCCTTATCTGTTTCCAAATGTTTCGTTCTCAGTTACATCTGTCGACCGAAATCTGGGTGTTGTCTCTGTATATTATGTTATAAATAGGCTCTTGGAATCTTCCTCCCTTTTACAACTGGAGTCCGATATCTACGCCTGAAATGTGTTTGGTTTtattgaaaattgaataggcccgATGAGCACGATTTTGTTTCTTATCACAATTGGTTGATATTTACTTATTGCAGTAAAACAATCTGATTATTTTTATTCAGCTTAAAGCTACTTGTCCTACTTCCCTGCAGATGGAAGTTCAGGAGACTAGCATTTAAAGGTTCCTGTAGATAGAAGTGCTCTTTTGCGAAGAGATCATCAACATCTTATATATCATAACAAAAGGATGGTTCAGTATGCAATTGACACTCATTTAGTCTAACTTGTTATGAATGAACTTGTTTGTCAATTACATGGATGACTATCTTACTTTGGTAGCTCTGCCTGATAGTGAAGAATTCAGATCTATTGAGTCTGCAGGGATGTTTTTAGTCAATTAGTTTCTTAGATCCAGTTTGAATCAGGTTATGTAATGACAAAGTGTATGCTGAATTTACAGTATTTTATGTTGTCAAATGAGTTGCCATCCTTATACAGGGTTATAGGAagcttttaatctattttttttattttaattacttTTGTAGTCCTAATTTGTTTATAGGATAGTTTGGAAAACTTGATTAGACAGTTTCAGAGGCCTCTTCAGGTAAGAATTAATGGATGATGAAATTTTTTATAAGGAACTTCTTTAAAGGCTTTCTTTCTTTGGGTACGGTTGAGATAAAGTATATATAGTAGAGGTTATGTATGAATTAGAAACAATGAGTTTATATGACTGATTTTACAGAAATAAAAATACTTCTATGATTTTGATAAACTTTACTTTCTTTTCTTCAGAAAACCCTATCATTCATCAAGATATCATATATAAATCTACCATATTTTATTGTCTAAATACTAACAGATATTTGATGCTCTTTTTACTTTTAAAGTAAGCTGCAATTGATAAAGAGCAGGCTGCTAGGAAAGAAACATGCAATGTTGCTGTGAATTTCCAGGGAATGAGGTATGCATCTGCTAATTGGAAATTAGTTTGTGTATTTATGGCTTAgaaaatatgtttttttgttttttactttAAGCTAGTTGGTGTTGGTGGCTTGTTAATTACTTCTCTACTCTggcaagaaaataaatattttggttgTTTGCATACTGTAGTCGTCGGAACATGGATCCTTTTGATGCCCATTCTTGGGTAGTGATGATAAATCCTATTGTCAGGAAAGACTTGACTGATTCACTTGGGTGCATGTTGCTATATACGCTGTGAGAACTCCATTCTAAATCCTAATGAGACATGTCTGCTGGAATGTGAAGTCTGTTTAAATTTCCATGAGGTTTAGCCATTTAACAACCTTGTATTGTCCATAATTGCCTTATATGAAGTTTTCCTGAAAATGGCTGAACTATTCTGTCACAAATTTCAGTTTTTTCAACTGTGTTGATCTGCTTTTATAGGATAATAAAAATGGAAGGCGCAACAGTCTGCCTGTAAGTTTATTTGCTAGGTTGTTTTAACTATGAATAATTTTAGTATTACAATAATATGATGAAATCATATTTCTGGCCAAAACTTTGTTGCTTCTATTCCTGATTTTCTACTTCACTAGGGATGGAGTCAATGTTCCCGGTGGCACAGAATTTTCTTATATTAATTTTGCTTAGATATACAATTTGGGTTTTCTTATATCTAGTTGTTACTTTTTCTGAAAATTCATTTCCTTGTGAAATAGTTACTATGTCTTTGCGAGTTGCATGGAGACCAATCTCAAGGGCCTTGTCTGGATAGGGCTGGATCCTACAGGATTCTCTCTCTTACTTGGGTGGGGAAAAAAATGCAGATGGTAGGATTGGCTGTTTGGGTGAATCTTATTTTGATATTTAACCTGTTGGGAAGGCCTAATGTCACCggataaaagtaaaatatctcATGCAGTCTTCATTTTGTTTTTTTCTCCTGTGCTTTTGGATGTCTTAAAAACCATAGGTGTTTCTCGTCTACCTTCAGTCACCACGCTCTCCTTCATGCTTTGATGATCTGAGCACTGCATGCGGAGAATttgtaaattaaaaaaatgagatCCAACTATAATAATTTCATAGTAGTAACTTTTTTTCGCATAGCAACAGTCTTTCACTTTCTTCTGTCTGTTTTGAGGTGTAAAATTGGATGCCACCCTTCTCCCGTGTGATCATTGCTGGTGTTCGCCATGCCTTCTCTTTTCCGTCTAATGTTGGAGGATATATTATGTTGGTATGTATAGCTTCAGGCCCTAACGAGTGTGCGTTGTTTCATTAGTCTGGGTTCACATTGTTTTGTTTATGCGATAGAGCTATCTACCTAGACTTCTCAAACCATGGAACATATCATCCTCTCATGTGTTCATTTACAAACATCATCTAGTCCCTTTTCCACTTTCCCTTGTGCTGATTCTTTTGCAGACTGGTCTGGTGGCGTGAATTCCGGAAGCGATTCTCCATCAGATGCCCTTTTTTCTGGTAACAGTGGCTCTCTTCTTTTTTCCCTCCTTTAGTTACGAGAATCCTGATCATCATTTTGTAAAGCTTAAATGGTATACTTCAAATCAGTTTAACAAGCCATAATAATCCAACTGAATCTAAATTATACCCAACTCGATCAGCCTGACCAGATAATTAGTGTCGATAACTTCGTTGGTCAGATGCAATTACATGAAGGTAAGTTTGCTGAACTAATTATTGCACGAGCCAGTTTTCCTGTGCCTTCTCTTTTTTGCAGTGAAGCAAGTAATTTAGAGCGCATGAGCATAAGTTTACTTTGCCGACATGTCTTCCTTTACAGTTCTAGCCATTGGGATCTCCCCCATCACTCTGCAAAAGTCAAATAAAGTACGACAGTACAAGCccaaagtattgcatacatctctTGGAGACCTGAAGTTGAATGCAGTGATGATACCGACCATCACGCATCAGTGGTTAAAGGTAATACCCATAAGACATTAAATTTGCAGACAGCGCCTTAATTACTAGAGTTCGCTTTATTAGAAGTTTTGTTTAATCGTTACTTTTTTATAGAACTAAAAACCTTATGGAGGATGTAACGTGTAAGAAATTGAGGTACGAGTTCGGCATCATCGGGTCAAAAATGAAGTTTCCAAGTCAATGACACTGATTACTGGGCGGTACATCACTTTTTCTTGGTGTGTTCAAGCAGCACTAGTGGTCAGGTTCCACAAGTGGGACACGAATTGGACCGGTCACTTCATCCTGTTTCTTGACGTTGCAAGCTAAGatgtgagtgatctcatcctcttcGCGTTATCTCAAATGCTAAGCTGATGTGGTGACTTTTCTTTAGGGGTTGGTTGATCTTGGACGAAGTGGTGGTGGAATATGTGCTTGCGGGGCGGGCTTGGCTACGAGTGCCGTGATTGAACGAACTGCATCAAGGTACATGATACGCTACCGTCTCTCTCCTTTTGTCTTTGCGTTTTGTTCGACATCAAAAAAGCATCAAAGACGAACCATCACTTCCAATTTTAGATCAAACAGAAAAGCAGCTTTGAGTTGCCAAATGGCGTCGAGTATGTTTGAGCTTTAGAACGAGAATAAGACAATGGATGGCCATTCTCAAGTTCAAGGTGAAACAAATTGCCCACCCATGATTCGACAGGTACGTAAGCCAAGAGAACATGTTAGtctaaaattttataatcatTGGACAAGTTTTGTTCCCAAATTTTAGCGAGCATCTTAATATCCACCCGTTGTATGTAATCTAAATGTATATTTCATACATATATGAATTTGTAGAAAAGAGCAATAGGCACGTAAGCAAACACTTTAAAGAGTCAATAGTAACACTCAGCGTCTAGCCATGTAATTATTTAGGCATAACTGAATCAATAAATAGAAAAAAGATTTAGGAACTAAGGTATGGGTATTTAACCAAATGGACCTAATAAATTATTATCCACAAACATGTACAGAAACTCTTTGAATTCATCAAtatctaaatataaaaataatagaggTTGAAGTTAGTGATAAATAATATTATTCCGAGGTTTATGTACTTCAATAAGTTGACTGAGACTTTAACTCTTGATTTAGGATGGTTATGAGTTTGTTAAAAGGCTTTGCATAAAAGAAAAGTTCATCAAACGATGAAAAGTTTAGTCAAGACAAAATCGGTCTGAAGTCAATTTCCTTTAATTTCCTAAGTAATGTTCTTTAAAAAGCATCTCCGCTTTCATTATAAACATGATGGGAAGAGTAGGATAATGGTATCATGGAAAGTAGAATAGAAGATGAAagggagaaaaaaagaagaaaaggaaaaatgaCAGCAGAAAAGAAGAGTAAGAAAGAATAAAGAATGATGTGATTAAAAAAGACGGGGAACAATATATAACACAGTTCGGGGAGATAATGCAATAAAAGAAAGGCTGAAAATAATCTTAAAACCACAGTGTTTCATCTTCTAACAGCACCAGCAAAATAATCCAGGGAATCAAGTCCGAGCCTTGAGAAGAACTGTAGGCATAAGAATAATTTTTACAGAGAATCAAGTCCAACCATGAAGAAGTTCAGGTATAGGAATAATTTTGGCAGGAAGAAGATTAAATCTGGGAGCAGTGGGATTCTCAACAAAATATATTAGGTGAAGTTGCAGTGAGGAAATAAGAATTGAACAGTTTCAGGTCCGCAATCAACTGAATTCACATTGAAGACACTCAACACCCTCTTCCTAGTAGGATGTCCTAGGATTTTTGTTGTTTGCGGCAAACTGATAGTATCTGATGTTTAAGAAACAATTCCAGAGCTTCTAGAAATAAAGCAAATTACAAGACAAGCTAGAATTCTGAGCGCTGTTTGAGAGTTTGGTGGACATGTTGACTTCATTTGGATATGACACttggtagaaaatataaatcCATATAATAGTTCATTTTTCAATTGAAAAAGATCTACATGGTAGTAGTTTAGCCATAGGATAATACAGAGCTCATTTGAGTTCTCTCAAGTTTTTTGAGGATTCAAGTCAGTGACCTCAGTCACAAACATTGAGCAAACATGACTCGGCTCCTTTTGATGAGTTTTCTTCAGGCATCTCCACATCTTCCCTCAAATGCCAGTACGAGAATATGCTTTATTCACATGCTGAAAACAATTTGATATCTAATTCCACTTCAGGTACAAGAACAATCTCAGCCACAACATATTCTTCACTCCCAGATCAAGACCACATCATCTGTCACTCTCACATCAATACTTCACCAGATTCTTCTTGCAAGCATAATCAGCCAGGACATTGCTTTCTCTTTAACATCTGTTTCTATAATATAGATCAACATGTTTCCtccacaaaggaaaaaaaaaagtatgaaaaCCGTCAAGGGTTTTGTGGCAAATAGGACAACTCCATCTTTTACAAGACATTGATAGAGTACCAGTGTATATCTACATCATCCTTggcatgaaagttttggatcaaaatgaaaacaagagattATACATGCTCACATCAAAGGACCGAATACAACACAACAACACACCTAGGATTTAGCTTTATTTACTATATGTGTGTGCCactaaattattaattatttttacagGAGTTGTTACTAAGGCCAAAGCCAGAAGACTTGCTCTGCCACATGGAACTCGGAACCACATGAAGTATCCTCGGGGCTCAAGAAGTTGCAGTGTTTAACATCGTCAACATCACCAATCTGTGAGTGGTCAGAATGATGGAGTCTGAAAGCATTTGAGTAACTGTTGAGCTCCATGAGCATGGAGCAATCACCTTCATGAGCGTGATGGGGGCTCTCTGAATCTAATATGGCGCTATTGGCAGAGCTAATGTCTTCTTGCTTGCATAGCATGGTCTGGCCATGCAATTTCTTCACCTCAAAGGCCAAAGTGGAATCTAAATTCTGCAAATTATCAGGTAATCTTTTTGGCTCAAATGATTCCAAGCTGCCATTCTCCTCCTTCAGAAGTCTTTTTGTGAGAGAAAGAACCTGTTGTGAGGAAGCTGATGCGGATAAGAATATATCCACTAGCATTTAAAATGatatcaagaattcagtgtaatGCATTGATGTAGATCTTCAAAATTAAATAGATAAAACAGCCTTTTCCTGTATAATCAAATTAGAGATTCTCATGAAAATTCAAAGGATCAAGCTTAGAATTAGTAAACCCAGTGTAAATAACATCAGATAACAGTATCGCTTCATGCTAGAGGCTGTGTTTTACTTGTCGGGATATTTGAAGTTCTCATAATTGCCTATATATCAGGTAATATTGTTAAGGAGTTGATAGTCACATGTTTGTGCTGTAATTACCTCAGCCTTTAGGTCTTCCTTTTCCTTCACAAGGCTATCATGATCCATCTTGAGAGCATCATAACTTGATTTCAGGGACTCATAATCCTTTTCTATCTGCTTCGTCTTCCATCTTGCACGGCGGT comes from the Musa acuminata AAA Group cultivar baxijiao chromosome BXJ1-10, Cavendish_Baxijiao_AAA, whole genome shotgun sequence genome and includes:
- the LOC103969379 gene encoding homeobox-leucine zipper protein HAT5 isoform X2, translated to MVGKRHHGSSNMAVLLQSQGMYKEFSGPLFAPGTPSGGSLDLKDGHGNSLERPLFRPVELDEIGDDDSGEYPHQPDKKRRLTTCQVQFLEKSFELENKLEPERKLQIAKVLGLKPRQIAVWFQNRRARWKTKQIEKDYESLKSSYDALKMDHDSLVKEKEDLKAEVLSLTKRLLKEENGSLESFEPKRLPDNLQNLDSTLAFEVKKLHGQTMLCKQEDISSANSAILDSESPHHAHEGDCSMLMELNSYSNAFRLHHSDHSQIGDVDDVKHCNFLSPEDTSCGSEFHVAEQVFWLWP
- the LOC103969379 gene encoding homeobox-leucine zipper protein HAT5 isoform X1 is translated as MVGKRHHGSSNMAVLLQSQGMYKEFSGPLFAPGTPSGGSLGSWSLADLKDGHGNSLERPLFRPVELDEIGDDDSGEYPHQPDKKRRLTTCQVQFLEKSFELENKLEPERKLQIAKVLGLKPRQIAVWFQNRRARWKTKQIEKDYESLKSSYDALKMDHDSLVKEKEDLKAEVLSLTKRLLKEENGSLESFEPKRLPDNLQNLDSTLAFEVKKLHGQTMLCKQEDISSANSAILDSESPHHAHEGDCSMLMELNSYSNAFRLHHSDHSQIGDVDDVKHCNFLSPEDTSCGSEFHVAEQVFWLWP